TCATTGAagtctttttctttttcatcaaaGTCTATATCTTTTTCATCTGAGTCTGACACTCCTGAAAacaagactcggactcagactcagactcaagcTCGGGACAGGCCTCGGGTTCAAAGGCGAAAGCGGAGTCCGAGGGTTAAGGAGGTGGGAGTGGTGCCATTTCAAGGGGAAGTCAAGGATTCATTAGAGTCTTTGTCTTTTTCAtcaaaatttatatttttttcatCAGAGTCTGACACTCCTGATAATCAGACTCGGACTcaaactcagactcagactcagactcatgCTCGGGACAAGCCTCGACTTCAAAGGCGAAAGCCGAGTTCGAGGGTCAGGGAGGTGGGAGTGGTGCCATTTGAAGGGAGAGTCAAGGATTCATTAGAATCTTTGTCCTTTTCATCATCAAAGTCTATATATTTTTCATGTGAGTCTGACACTCCTGATAATCAGACTCAAACTCAAACTCAGACTCAGACTAAGACTAGGACTAGGGATAGGTCTCGGGTTCAAAGACGAAAGCCGAGTTCAAAGATTAAGGAAGTGGGAGTGGTGCCATTGGAAGGGAAAGTCAAGGATACATATGCAATAGTCAAGAGTTCAAGTGATCCTTACAATGATTTTAGGGTATCAATGGTGGAGATGATAATTGAGAAGAAAATATTTAGGGCTAAGGAGTTGAAGCAATTATTGGAATGTTTTATTTCTCTTAATTCTTGTCATCATCATAGGGTTATTCTTGAGGTTTTTACTGAGATTTGTGATGCTTTGTTTTCTTATTGTTAGTAAAACTTGTTAATTGAGTAGTGTTGTTGTAACATGTTAATTCATTTTTTTCGATTAGGCAAGGTGGTCGTATAATATAAGTAGTTGATTAAGATGTAGTTATCGAATTAGAGAAAATTTCCGTCTTAACCATTAGCGTAAGACCTTTTCGCGGTTATTTTCCTTggataataataatggtaatggACTAATAGATTGTCTCTTATTATCTTGTAAGGAGTATAGATTAATGGAGTCGAGTTTATTCAATTTGTTACTAAATACTTTCTCCGTTTTTTTATCTTTTCATTTTTCTattatatgtgaggagtattatattGAAATTGAAAGATAAAAAGAAAACGGAGGAAATAGTTTCTTGTGTAAAATGTCAATCCTCAGATTATCTTGTGTAATACGGAGTAAAATTTTTTCTTAGAGCTTTATATATTTGTCTTTTTGATGTTTGTGAACGGAATTCAAGTTAAAACAAGGTAAAAAGAAAATGTAAAACCATATACATATacaataatttaataaattaatgATAATAGAGAAAATAAAAGGACTCATTGTTGTGGTAACTTTTCCTTACACATAAATGAACTATGTACATTTTTTTATAATAAAGGTAGTTCAAATATATGAAAAAGGTAGTGCATTTTACCTATTATTTATACTAACTTTTTCAAAATATTTgtaaattttgaaaatattttttgAATCCACCTTTGATATTATCTTATTTGATTAGAATTTAGAAATGAATAGAGCAATGTTTTTCTTAACCTTCCACTTTTAGGCCCTGTTTTTATTGCTTAATTTTCGCTCACTTCAGTTCAATACAACTCCTTTCAGCTCATTTCCATTTAGTTTAGATCTATTTAGTCTAAAAACCAGGGTCTTACActaatgaaaaaaaataaaaatgttaTTTACACTTTCCCTCAAATCTCAATATATCAATGGTTTGGTACCAATTTCACTTTTTACCTTGTTCTATTGTCTTGGTCAAATATATGTCTCTATTTGTGTATTAATATTTGAAATGTCAAATCTCAATAGGAACGCTTACTTGTTCTTATGTTTATGCTCTTAAGTGACTTCCAATATGTGTAGGGTAAGTCTTTCAATTCTTGTGTTATGAGACGATAAGGCACCAAAAAGTGAGTTATGGGAATATAAGGGTAGTATTCGAGTAATGGGATTTAAGATTTTAAGCACACGGTATGAGAGAGTCATGTTTAAAGCCCAACGTTTGAATCTTGACAGTTTCTAAAATCTCCCAAGTGGGATTTTAACACATGGTATGAAATAACCTATGTATTATCCTCTCTTTTAGCAGATAATACACTCGAGCAAGGAAGTGTGTTAAAGTATAACCGTATAAGAATCATTGATTAGCCTCAGCCATCACCTTAAAATTTTGATTGAGATAATCTTCTCAGAATATTTTGAACGCATCTCTTAACAGAATACTCCATGTTAAAACAAACGGGGTGTGCataattattagagtaaattaacaattactcccttatagaaaccacttttctaaaaaaactcccttatgaaaactttttaatTTTTTACTCCCATAAAACTTACTCTGATCAAATATTGCACCCAAATGGATTTTCAGGTGAAAAGTCGTGTTTTAGGACCGTTATGCCCCTGTTTATTGTTAAGCCAACTTTCGATTGCTATTAGGCTATTCATCTTCATCGacattaaaattcaaatttttacccTAAAAATCTCCCCCAAATTTGCGCCTTGGTGAATCCTCCCCCAATTTTTGATGTTTCCAGATTGATAATCGTAAGTTTCCTCCCCAATTTGTGTTTTTTACCCTAAAAATCTCCCCCAAATTTGCGACATTAGTTTGTttgttttaaaccctaatttttgggttTAATTGTGAATCCATTTATTTGTTCAAAGCCATATTTTGCGTGTTGTAAACCCTAGTTTCTGGATTTATTTTGACAAATTAATTTGTTCAAAGCCCTAATTGATGCGGTTTTAATTCAAATTTACGGGTTCTAACCCTAAATTATGTGATTTTAACCCTAATTTACGGgtttgaaatcgaaatttctgGGTTTAAAACGCAAAATTCTGGGTTTgaaagaggaagaagatgaaCATACCTAGTTTCTGGATTTATTTTGACAAATTAATTTGTTCATAGCCCTAATTGATGCGGTTTTAATTCAAATTTACGGGCTTCTAAAGTGTTCGATTGTGCACTACATAAATTCCACAACTTGTTCTTACGCACCCATATTGGAGCTCCATTCGATAAAATACGAAAATTGCCAATGACCCCTCTAAAATGCAGACGATACCTAAAGGTCCTGGGTTTTAGACATTTGATTAACTGACGATTCAAGATGACTAAATTTCTCGACATCAAAGTCGAAAGAGTTGAGATgggttttcgaaaaaaaaactCAATCGATTTTTGATGCGGATCTTCTCCAAACCATCATGATAGACAATTTATGTAGTGCACAAAATCGAAATTATGTGATTTTCTGGGTTTgaaagaggaagaagatgaaCATGAGTATAAAGGAGATACAAGAGTATAAGAGGCATATAAGAGAGGAGAGGGGCAATTTGGTCATAAAAATAGACTTAAAAtgagaaaattcaaaaaatgacgGAATCAGTCACCGGAGAGGCATTTTGGGTGCAATATTTGATCAGAGTAAGTTTTATGGGAGTAAAAAattaaaaagttttcataagggagtttttttagaaaagtggtttctataagggagtaattgttaatttactctAATTATTAGGGTTTTTTGAGAATTGCTACCACGAGTAAACCACTTTTTGAGAACTGCTACCAAggtaaaaaaagtttaaaaactgCTACCATATTCATTGGTTCGGTTAAAAGTCAGTACCAATTCACACCGAGCCCCAATTTTTAACGTGAAAAGACTAAACTACCCCTTATTTAACATTTGCCCCTTCTTCAACCTTTCCCCCCTTTCCTACCCAGGCACATAACTCCTCAACTTCATCACTCTACTATATCAAATTCACCTTCATTACTCTAATTTTCAACTTCATCACTCATACTCTATCAAATTAATCTACTCATTTGAAGAATTTAACCTAACTAATTCACTTTCTTCACTTCAGTTTATTTAACTGGAAAGCCCTTTATTTGGCGACATTTTCTACTCATTCTCAGGTTTCCTTTCCTATTTTACTCTTTATTCTTAATCAACCTTCAATTTAGTAATACAaatttcataatgtttattgaTTTCCTCAGTTATTTGTTTATTAGATTGTATGATTGAATTCTTTATTAGATTccataaaaccctaatttttcgattttttaatTTCATTGAAATTTGTTCCATTGATTTCTTTAATTAAACTTTTGTCTTTGTTATCACTTTAAACCCGGTTGATTGCATAGACTTGACTAATTCAATTGGTTGTTTTCTAGAAAGTTGAGAGCTTTCCTTTATCTAAAATTGTATAAACCCATTGTTTAATATGCTAATTTTACATTACCCTTGATTCGACGGGAGTTGATGGAGTAGAAGGGCCgagaatgaatgaattgaaaggAAATGTTAACTGATAGAAGAGATTGAAAGAGAAAATGAAAGAATAGATTTGAAAGGAAATGTTACCTGatgaaataagaaaaataaaggagagatTGAAGATGGATTAATGGAGTAGAAGATTGTAGTGTTATAAGGAAGAGGAAAATGTTATAAGGAAGAGGGGAAGGGTATAATAGGAAGAGAAAATATAACTTAATCTAAAGATTTGAAATGAATGGCTGAGATTCATTCATTTAGCCTCGTTTAATGAATTGGTACTGACTTTTAACCGAAGCAATGAATATGGTAGCAgattttaaacttttttttaccTTGGTAGTAGTTCTCAAAAAGTGGTTTACTCGTGGTAGCAGTTataaaaaaaccctaattattattatgtatagGGTATTTGATTAATTGtgtgaaatttaattaattagtttgaATAGAAAACCaaacacaaaagaaaaaaaaattcaaggaCTAGCTCGCAGGGGTGGAATCTAATGATTAAACTTGGGTAAAATTTCCAAGGGACTCCGGCTCAAATCTCTCCAAGAGTAATCTTATGGGGTATTTATGTCCTGAAAGTCTGAAACTATGCCTTCTAGATTTTGAGCCTGTTAGCTTTGGGAGACTTACCCGGTTTACATGGttcacaaaaaaaataaaaaaatacatgGACCGAAAGAGTAAATTTGAAACACAAAAGCCAAATGCACAAGTCTTTACAAAATTCTTGTTGTCAGTAAACAGTGACTTTTGTTTAGCCAAAAATAACAAATCACAAAACCCAAATTGTTGTTAGTGTTGGAGTATTTTAGTACCAACTGTGTAAGCTGTTATTTTCAGCAGTAAACTCCTGTGTGTCTTATAAATGGTTGCTTTCACATTCGATGTCTCGCATTTTTTAGGTTGTAGAGCCATCCAAACCTTATTCACTATTTTAAGCTATGGTTAGAGTTGGCATAAAGGGCCGCGGGCTGGTGGGCGGCACGGCGAGAAAATCGAGGAAGCACGGGCACGGCACAACTGGGCTTGAGACGGGCTCCGACGCGATTTGCTTTAGAAATCCGTTTCTAGGCACGGCACGGCCCAAGCACGGTGGAGCCCGGCACGCACCAGGCCCGGCCCGAAGAATAGCATGTtgatcatcatttattaaacaaaaagtacactaatatttaataaaatatatatttaagccattaatcatcatttattaaacaaaaaatacattaatattaaataaaatatatatttaaaccattaatcatcatttattaaataaaaagtactaaaaatatatcaattatataacattttttttaaaataaaaataatattaaagcacatgggccggcccacggacaaggcacgaaaaacccatgggccaggcacggcccGAGCACGAAAATGACCGTGCCTTGAGCGGGTCGCGGCGTAGGTTTGGATCAATGGGCCTGGCACGGCACGGCACGAGGAGCCCAATATCCGTGCTTGGGCCGGGCCAATTTTGGACGAAGGCACGACGGGCCGGCACGCGAGCCAGCCCAGCACGGCCCATTGCCTACTCTAGCTATGGTTCTATGTTCTACAATACTGGAATGACTAATGAGGCCTGGTTAACGGTTTTTCCTGTATGGTACTGTCGTGTTTTTTAGAATTCTACATGGTATTCCTCGTTTTTCGAAACAATACTTGTATGTATGTTAATAGTTCTTTTTTAAGGTTTTAATTCATCTCACGAAAATCAAGATTAGCTACATCAACAAAATGCGACGGAAGATTACCCATCCAGAGACACCTACCAATGCTCCATGGTCTAGCATAAGCTAGTTCAGGAAAACACTACTCAGTCTTATAACTAAAGCTGAATGTCTGTGATATGATAGATAAACAGGATTTTGAGGAGGCAGGTATCAACACCTTTCGGCGAGCCTAGCTGTGACAGCTCTAAGCTTAGAGTAAACCTTGGAAGCAGGAGAGCCGAGAATAAGGGAACAAATGGCATATTTAGCAACACCGATGTTGGCTTGTTGTCCCAATATGCGAATGTTTTTCTCTGCTATCACAATCTTAGTATTGGTTGCATTCTCAATAACGTTTTTGGTTTTGCCAGCTTTGCCACAAATCCTACCAATAGCGCGAGCCAGATGCTCTCCTTTAAGGTTTTTAACATCATCAGTGGAGAAACAAAGTAGATAGACACCATCACACATACACAAGGTTGCTGCATCTCGAGTATCAAAGCCAAGCATAAATGCATCAAGAAATTCATAGCACTTCTGGAGATGACTGATATCAGGAGTATCAGGGCGAGTCTTGAGCAAAATCTCACGCTTTTTGAGTCGCATACATATGTCAATCTTCATCTCCTCATAAACTAGATGATAGATGTCAAACTTATCTGGTGGATCACTCAACCAGGCCTTCTTAAGAGGTGCATAACGATGTGCTGGTACAGAGACCCTCCTGAACTGAACTTCACTAGCTGGCAGTTCACCGGGAGATAGAGGCTTAAAGGCAGGCTTTGCAATTTTCACTTTCTCAGGCTTAGATAAGTCCTCAGCCATCCTGACCGACCACATAAGCAACATGTAAATCAAGTAAAATTAGTGAGTCATCTTGTTCATCTATCAACTCTTAACAAAATCACTTGGAGCCCATTTCAAAACTTTAGCATAGGACATCTAATATGTCTAAGATGACCTTAATCTGACTACAACTATGCCGTGTGTGT
This sequence is a window from Silene latifolia isolate original U9 population chromosome 8, ASM4854445v1, whole genome shotgun sequence. Protein-coding genes within it:
- the LOC141597313 gene encoding uncharacterized protein LOC141597313 — encoded protein: MEKDNKFKLLKFPSFFTSSCKTQNISEVIDHNQNPIILQSPTIEKIQNNLVENEDNLVIKPKQTHYSPINNVSSSSTSLMMCKPKCPQTYDHNATVGNRCSRRKVVGKWSLLSPYADFSGRKCPPTSPASPLHHKQGKKNKNKKTTNLRSNYGMKNGFKQNPFSISSSNETDDNGDWFSSDNEREDYEKQTMLSLKSFSFSSKSISFSSESDTPENKTRTQTQTQARDRPRVQRRKRSPRVKEVGVVPFQGEVKDSLESLSFSSKFIFFSSESDTPDNQTRTQTQTQTQTHARDKPRLQRRKPSSRVREVGVVPFEGRVKDSLESLSFSSSKSIYFSCESDTPDNQTQTQTQTQTKTRTRDRSRVQRRKPSSKIKEVGVVPLEGKVKDTYAIVKSSSDPYNDFRVSMVEMIIEKKIFRAKELKQLLECFISLNSCHHHRVILEVFTEICDALFSYC
- the LOC141597314 gene encoding uncharacterized protein LOC141597314, which produces MAEDLSKPEKVKIAKPAFKPLSPGELPASEVQFRRVSVPAHRYAPLKKAWLSDPPDKFDIYHLVYEEMKIDICMRLKKREILLKTRPDTPDISHLQKCYEFLDAFMLGFDTRDAATLCMCDGVYLLCFSTDDVKNLKGEHLARAIGRICGKAGKTKNVIENATNTKIVIAEKNIRILGQQANIGVAKYAICSLILGSPASKVYSKLRAVTARLAERC